The genomic segment ACGGTTAGCACCGTGGTCAGAGAAGTTACACTCACCAATAGCGAAGAGACCAGGGATAGTGGTCATCAACTCGTAGTCAACCCAGATACCACCCATTGTATAGTGGATAGCAGGGAAGATCATCATTGGGTTGTAGTACTTCACGCCGTTAATCTCGTTAGCCAACTCACCTGGGTTAACGTCAGTAATCTCCTCATACATATCGAAGAGGTTGCCATAACGCTGCAGGATAACGTCGATACCGAGACGGTTGATAGACTCAGAGAAGTCGAGGAATACGGCAAGACCAGTGTTGTTGACACCGAAGCCCTTGTCGCAACGCTCCTTAGCTGCACGAGAAGCCACGTCACGAGGAACCAGGTTACCGAATGCTGGGTAACGGCGCTCCAAGTAGTAGTCGCGGTCTTCCTCAGGAATATCAGAACCCTTCTTTGTACCAGCCTGCAATGCCTTGGCATCCTCAATCTTCTTAGGAACCCAGATACGACCATCGTTACGGAGTGACTCTGACATCAAAGTCAACTTACTCTGGTTTGTACCGTGAACAGGGATACATGTAGGGTGAATCTGGACATAAGATGGGTTAGCGAAGTCAGCACCCTTGCGGTAGCACTGGATAGCTGCTGTACAGTTACAACCCATAGCGTTTGTAGAAAGGAAGTAAGCGTTACCATAACCACCGGTAGCGATAACTACGGCGTTGGCAGAGAAACGCTCCAACTTACCTGTAATCAAATTCTTAGCGATGATACCACGAGCGTGACCGTCAACGATCACAATATCCTCCATCTCGTAACGGGTGAAGAGCTTAACCTTACCTGCCTCAACCATGCGGCTCAAAGAAGAGTAAGCACCGAGGAGGAGCTGCTGACCTGTCTGACCCTTAGCATAGAATGTACGAGATACCTGAGCACCACCGAAAGAACGGTTAGCCAGCATACCACCGTACTCACGAGCGAAAGGAACGCCCTGAGCTACGCACTGGTCGATGATGTCGTTGCTCACCTCAGCCAAACGGTAAACGTTAGCCTCACGAGCACGGTAGTCACCACCCTTTACAGTATCGTAGAACAGACGGTAAACAGAGTCACCATCATTCTGATAATTCTTAGCTGCATTGATACCACCCTGTGCTGCGATAGAGTGAGCACGACGTGGAGAGTCCTGGATGCAGAAGTTCAAGATATTGAAGCCCATCTCGCCGAGAGAAGCAGCAGCAGAAGCACCTGCCAAACCTGTACCTACAACGATAACGTCGAGCTTTAACTTATTCTTTGGGTTAACCAAACGCTGATGAGCCTTATAGTTGGTCCACTTCTCAGCAACTGGTCCTTCAGGTATTCTAGAATTTAATGTTTTTGCCATAATCTTTTTTAATACTTAAATGATTACACGAATTATGCGCAGCACAAAGATGGAGCGCAACCGAAAGCGAATGCCAATACAACTACGATGAAGAGGAGAAGCAGGATGGTAGAGTAAATCATACCGATCATCTTCCAACGGCAGAACCAAGTCTTACCGCTCCAACCGAGAGTCTGAATAGCACTCCAGAAACCGTGAGTGAGGTGGAACCAAAGAGCTACCAACCAGATGATGTAGAGAACTACGAACACTGGGTTAGCGAAGGTGTCCTGAATGAATGCGAAGCCGTCTGCTGGGCTGTGACCGAAGCTTGTACCCAAAAGCTCTGCAAACATCATGTTGTACCAGAAATTAAAGAGGTGAAGCAACAAACCGAGAACGATGATGATACCGAGCACCAACATGTTCTGGCTAGCCCACTCTACTTTCTCTGGCTTTGCTGTTACCTCGTAACGCTGGTTACCGCGAGCACGACGGTTCTGTGCTGTCAGGATGAAAGCGTAAACGATGTGACAAACTGCCAAAGCTGCCAAACCCAAAGTTGCAACTACGGCGTACCAGTTAGCACCCAACAACTCGCAGATTGTGTTGTAAGCTTCTCCAGAGAAAAGCGCAACAACATTCATGCAACCGTGGAATGTCAAGAATAGAATAAGAGCGATACCAGTTACTGACATCACTACCTTTCTACCAATAGATGAATTGATTAACCACATAAATGATTGAAATTTAATTATTTAACTGTTTGAAACTAATTTATATTCCACACTTTTCGTCCCTGCAATACCTATTTTTTGGCATTCTGCAATCCTCATTTCTAGGTATATTTTCGCAAGTCTGCTGCAAAATTACTATATTTTAATGATTTATCAAAGTATTTTTGCTAAAATTTCGATTTTATTTCTTACTTTTGCCGAAAATTAGAAAAAATATAGATTAAACGAAGTATGAAATTCAATTATGACGTGCTCGTTATCGGTGGAGGACATGCCGGATGCGAGGCTGCTGCAGCCTCTGCAAACATGGGTGCCAAAACCTGTTTGATAACGATGGATATGAACAAGATTGGACAGATGAGTTGCAACCCCGCCATCGGAGGTATTGCCAAGGGACAGATTGTGCGCGAAATCGATGCTTTGGGCGGACAGATGGGTATCGTAACGGATAAAACCGCCATCCAGTTCCGAATGCTCAACATCGGCAAAGGTCCTGCCGTATGGAGCCCCCGTGCCCAATGCGACAGAGGAAAGTTTATCTGGGAATGGAGAACCATCCTCGACCACACCGACAACCTCGACATCTGGCAAGACCAGGCTGACGAACTGCTCGTAGCTAACGGAGAAGCCATCGGCGTAAAAACCATCTGGGGAGCCGAATTCTATGCCAAGAGCATCATCATCACCGCTGGAACATTCCTCAACGGACTGATGCATGTAGGAAGAAAGATGGTAGAAGGCGGAAGATGCGCCGAACCTGCCGTACACAACTTTACGGAGAGCATCACCCGATGGGGTATCACTACAGCCAGAATGAAAACCGGTACTCCGGTCAGAATCGACAAGCGAAGTGTTCATTTCGAAGATATGGAAGAGCAGCCGGGCGACAGCGATTTCCACCAATTCTCTTACATGGGAGAACATCGGGTTCTGAAACAATTGCCTTGCTGGACTTGCTACACCAACAAGAAGGTACACGAAACTTTAAAAAGCGGTCTCGCTGACTCACCTTTATATAATGGTCAGATTCAGAGTACCGGTCCACGTTACTGTCCGAGTATAGAAACGAAGCTCGTCACCTTCCCCGACAAGGATCAGCATCCGCTCTTTCTGGAACCGGAAGGCGAAGATACGAACGAGATGTATCTGAACGGTTTTTCTTCGAGCATGCCGATGGATATCCAGCTGAATGCTCTTCATGAGATTCCTGCTTTGAGAGATGCCAAGATTTACAGGCCGGGATACGCCATCGAATACGATTACTTTGACCCTACCCAACTCAAACATTCACTGGAGTCGAAAATCATCAAAGGTCTCTTCTTTGCCGGACAGGTGAACGGAACCACCGGTTATGAGGAAGCAGGAGGACAGGGAACCGTGGCCGGAATCAACGCAGCCCTGCATTGTGTCGGAGACAAGACATTTGAGATGAACCGCGACGAGAGTTATATCGGCGTACTCATCGATGATCTCACCACAAAGGGAGTGGACGAACCATACCGTATGTTTACCTCCAGAGCCGAATACCGCATTCTGCTCCGTCAGGACGATGCCGATGCCCGACTCACCGAAAAAGCATACGAACTCGGAATTGCCAAGCGCGACCGTTACGACTGGTGGATAGAGAAAAAAGAAGCCATCGGAAGAATCATCGAATTTTGCGCCAATTATCCTATCAAGAAGGATGAGATAAATCCAAAACTGGAGGCGCTCGGCACTACTCCACTTCGCGCCGGCTGCAAGCTCATCGACCTCATCGCTCGTCCGCATCTGAACCTCACGAATCTTTCGGAGATTATTCCGGACCTGAAGGCTGCGCTGGAAACACCAGCCAACCGAAAGGAAGAGATAACGGAAGCTGCAGAAATCAAAATGAAGTACAAAGGTTACATCGAACGAGAGCGTCTCATTGCCGACAAGATGCACCGTTTGGAGAACATCAAGATAAAGGGCCGTTTCAACTATTCCGAGCTCCACGAAATCTCCACAGAAGGACGCCAGAAACTCGAGCGCATCGACCCGGAAACCTTGGCACAGGCAAGCCGAATTCCGGGCGTATCACCAAGCGATATCAACGTGATGCTCGTATTACTCGGAAGATAAGCCGTTTCACAGTGAAAAACAAGGGAACTCTCAATGTTTCACGTGAAACAGATTATCAGTAAAACATTTGATGCTCAACCGCTTAAGAAAGGTTGCATCAAGTGTTTTGCGGTTAAAGTAAAACTTCAGCAATTCGTGAAACAAAAGCTGATAAAATCGAGCAAAACACAAAAAACAAACGGGCAAAAAGCCCATAAAAAGGAACAAGAAAAAAGAACAAAATAAGTATCAATTTAAAGCATAAAAAGTAATGAACAATCAGCTATTATTAGACAATCTGCGTTGCATTCCAGATTGGCCAATCAAGGGTGTAAACTTCCGCGATGTATCAACTCTTTTCAAGAATCCTGCATCTTTAAAAGAGATCAGCGATGAGATGTATGAACTCTACAAAGACAAAGGAATCACCAAGATTGTAGGCATCGAATCACGCGGTTTCGTAATGTCTTCAGCCCTTGCAATACGTCTCGGAGCCGGTGTAGTTTTATGCCGCAAACCGGGCAAACTTCCATGCAAAACCGTACAGGAAAGTTATGCTAAGGAATATGGCATCGATACCATCGAAATCCACGAAGATGCCATCAATGAGGACGACATTGTACTCCTCCACGACGACCTCCTTGCCACCGGTGGAACCATGAAAGCAGCATGCGACCTGGTAAAGAAATTCCATCCGAAAAAGGTATATGCCAACTTCATCATCGAACTCGTAAACGAGAATTTCGAAGGCAGAAACTCCTTTGATCCAGACGTTGAAGTAACTACTTTATTACAGTTATAAGATGCAAAAATACTGCAAGAAATACTGCGAGAATGCAGCAAGGAAGCAGTAAAAGACACTAGAGCGTTGCCGTTTCACGTGAAACAGTAACGCTCGTTTTCCCCTTAAAAACAAGTAAAAATATGACGAAACAAGAGAATGAGGAGCGCTTGGCAAGGCTTAAAAACATCGTTTTAAGTATGCCGGAAAAGCCAGGAAGCTACCAATATTACGACGAAAATCATACGATTATATATGTGGGAAAGGCGAAAAATCTGAAGAGAAGAGTATCATCCTACTTCCATAAAGAGGTAGACAGATACAAGACAAAGGTGCTTGTTTCTAAGATTCACGACATATCTTATACGGTCGTAAACACAGAAGAAGACGCACTTTTGCTCGAAAACAGCCTGATCAAAAAGTATAATCCAAGATACAATGTCCTGCTGAAAGACGGCAAGACATACCCCTCTATATGCGTAACAAACGAGTATTTTCCACGCATTTTCAAGACTCGTCATATCAATAAAAAAGTGGGAACCTTCTTCGGTCCTTACCCACATATCGGCAGCATGTATGCTGTTTTAGAGGTTATCAAAAAGCTCTATAAGCCCCGCACCTGCAGAATGCCTATCACCAGAGAAGGCGTTGCAGAAGGCAGATACAAGCCGTGTCTGGAGTATCATATCCACAACTGCGGAGCACCCTGCATCAACAAGCAGAGCTATGAGGAATATCAGGAAAACATGCGCCAGGCACGTGAAATTCTGAAGGGAAACACGCGGGAAGTAAGCAAATATCTCTACGATTTGATGATGAAAAATGCAGAACTTCTACGTTTTGAAATAGCCGAAGAATATAAGAAAAAGTACCAATTACTGGATGAATTTGAGGCAAAAAGCGAGGTAGTAAGCCATACCATTACAGACGTAGATGTCTTCACCATCGTAAATGATGATGCCAACAAAAACGCCTTCATCAACTATATTCACGTAAAAAACGGCACCATCAACCAGAGCTTTACCTACGAGTATAAGCGCAAGCTGGAGGAGAGCAACGAGGAGCTTCTGATTACTGCCATTCCAGAAATCAGAGAGCGTTTCCACTCCACATCGAAGGAGATAATCGTGCCCTTCGAAATGGAATGGAAGCTGAAAGATGCCACCTTCTTTGTACCCCAGAGAGGAGACAAAAAGCACCTTCTAGAGCTGTCGGAAATGAACTGCAAGCAGTATAAATTCGACCGTCTGAAGCAGGCAGAAAAGCTCAATCCGGAGCAGAAACAGACCCGATTGATGAAGGAATTACAAGCAAAACTGAAGCTTCCGAAGATGCCTTACCAGATAGAATGTTTTGATAATTCCAACATATCCGGTACTGATGCCGTGGCAGGTTGCATCGTATATAAAGGTATGAAACCATCCAGAAAAGACTATAGGAAATACAACATCAAAACAGTGGAAGGACCTGACGATTACGCATCCATGCAAGAGGTGGTAAGACGCCGGTACAGTCGCATGATAGAGGAAGAAACTGCACTTCCAGACCTCATTATTACCGATGGCGGAAAGGGTCAGATGGACGTAGTAAGAGAGGTTATTGTTAACGAATTACACCTGGATATTCCAATCGCAGGACTTGCCAAGGACGACCGGCACAGAACCAACGAACTCCTCTTCGGATTCCCTCCTCAAACCATCGCCCTACCACCCGAAAGCGAGCTGTTCAAGGTTCTGACGCAGATACAGGATGAGGTGCACAGATACGCCATCACCTTCCATCGCGACAAGCGCAGCAAACATGCTCTTCACTCAGAATTAGACGATATCAAAGGCATCGGTCCGAAGGCTAAAGAAGCCCTTCTGAGCAAGTTTAAGAGCGTGAAAAAGATGAAAGAAGCATCCTTGGAACAACTTTCAGAAGTATTAGGCCCTCATAAGGCAGAAATTCTTTCAAAATATTTCGAAGAAAAAGGCGAGAATATGAAATAAAAGTTGTATATTTGCAGTTCAAACTATACTATATATATTAATAATAAGAAGAAGAACCGAACCGAAGCAAGCATTCCACAAATGCTATTCATAAAGTTCTATGTTCAACATTCAAAGTTCAAAGTAGTAATATGAGAATCGTAATACAGCGTGTCTCTCACGCCTCAGTTACCATAGAAGGAGAGGTTAAATCTGCCATCAGACAAGGCTATCTGATCCTTCTGGGAATAGAGGAAAGCGACACTTCAGAAGATGTAGACTGGCTGGTCAGAAAGGTAATAGGACTCCGTGTTTTCGACGACGAAAACCATGTTATGAACCGCTCTATCATGGATATAAATGGGGAAATTCTGGTCATCAGCCAGTTCACCCTATTCGCCAGTTATAAGAAAGGAAACCGCCCAAGCTGGCTCAGAGCAGCCAAGCACGAAATCAGCGTTCCACTCTATGAGGAGTTCTGCAAAAAGCTATCCGATGCACTCGGAAAGCCAGTAGGAACAGGCGAATTTGGTGCCGATATGAAGGTAGAATTGCTGAATGATGGACCGGTAACCATCATGATGGATACTCACAACAAGGAATAATGCCCTACCCTGAAAGAAAGGCATCTTTCCCCATAAAAGAATTAGGAAGATGACAATAAAAGAAGCACAAGAAGCTGTAGATCAGTGGATTAAAGAATATGGCGTACGCTATTTCAGCGAACTTACCAATATGGCTTGCCTCACAGAAGAAGTGGGCGAACTGGCACGCGTCATTGCCCGAACATACGGCGACCAGAGTTTTAAGAAAGGCGAGAAACCTAACTTAGGCGAAGAAATGGCCGATGTTCTTTGGGTGCTTATCTGCCTGGCAAATCAGACAGGGATTGACTTGACAGAAGAACTCCAGAAGAGTTTTGACAAGAAGACCCAAAGGGATTCTGAAAGGCATAAAAACAATCCAAAACTATCTGAGCATCAGGAAGATAAAGAACAAGATAACAAGAATTAAAATTGCTATTCATATAAAAACTTAACTTTAATAATTATATAAATAACATTAAGTATGAGCAGTATTAAAGAACAGGTTCTTGCACAGCAGGGACAGTATAAAGAGTCAGACGACAAGTATTTATCAGTTTTGAAGCAGTACAACTGCAACCTCAACGATGAGGAAGTAGCTGCTGCAGTAAAGAAGATTCTCGATGAAAAGGTAGCAGAGAATGAGACCATGGAGGTCAAGAAGTTCCTCTTCGGTAGCATCGAGTTGACTTCTCTCCATACAGAAGATACAGAAGAAAGCATCCTGAAGATGATTGAAAAGGTGAACCAGTTTGCCAAGGATTATCCTCAGCTTCCTCACGTAGCAACCGTATGCACCTACCCTAACTTCGCAGGACTTATCAGCCAGAGTCTGGAGGTTGACGGCGTAGAAATCGCTGTAGTAAGTGGCAATTTCCCATCATCTCAGACCTTTATCGAGGTTAAGATTGCAGAAACTGCTATGGCTATCAAGGATGGTGCTACAGAGGTGGATATCGTAATGCCTGTTGGCAAGTTCTTCAGCGAAGATTACGAGGGTCTCTGCGATGATATTCAGGAACTCAAGGAGACATGCGGAGAGCATAAGATGAAGTGCATTCTGGAGACAGGCGATCTGAAGAATTGCAGCAACATCATGAAGGCTTCTATCCTCGCGATGTACTCAGGTTCAGACTATATCAAGACCTCAACAGGCAAGGAGAAGGTTTCTGCTACCCCAGAAGCAGCATACGTCATGTGCCAGGCAATCAAGGCATATTACGAGAAGACTGGTATCCAGATTGGCTTCAAGCCTGCAGGTGGTATCAATACCGTTCATGATGCCGTAGTTTACTACACCATCGTGAAGGAAGTTTTGGGCGAGAAGTGGCTGACCAACCAGTGGTTGCGCCTCGGCACATCACGCCTGACCAACCTCCTCTTGAGCGAAATACTTGGCAAGGAGATTAAATACTTCTAAAGAAAAGTAACTGGTTATCAACAGAATACAAAAACGCAAAGGGTTGATTCTCTCTGAGAACCAACCCTTTTTATATTATGTTTTTCTTCAATTCTTATATTAAGCTTTTCTTTCAATCACAAAATCCAGGTAAGCCTTCAAGGCATTGTATATATCCTTATCCTCTACATAAGTATCAAGGAAATTCATGGCTTCGGCATGGAAATCCCACATGCGCTTATCCGCATATTCAATACCTCCGTTTTCTTTTGTAAATGCCACTAACTGAGCTATTTCATCAGCCGTCACAGTATGAGCCTTTACCTTTCTGGCAAGCTTCATCATCTCCTCATCACCGGTAGACTTCAAAGCATATATTACAGGCAAAGTCAGTTTTCCTTCAACCATATCATTACCAGTAGGTTTACCTATCTCCTTGGAATCATAATAATCAAAGATATCATCACGGATCTGGAAGATGATGCCCAAGTTCTGTCCGAAACGCTTCGCCTCTTCAATCTGCAGTTCTGAAGCATTGGCAGACATCGCTCCGATACCGGCGCAAGCCTCAAAGAGAGCAGCCGTTTTCTGCTTAATCACCTGATAATAAATATCTTCCGATATCTCTTCATTACTGATACTATTGAGCTGAAGAATCTCACCATTAGCCAGGATACGTCCCAACTCAGCAAGATAACGCACGATTTCCTCTGAATGCGAATAAGATACATGAAGCAAGGCGGTGGAAAGAATGAAATCGCCCACAAGCACAGCCACCTTATTATTATAAGTAGCATTCACGCTAGCCTGTCCGCGGCGCTCCCCACTCTCATCAACCACATCATCATGTACCAGCGAAGCGGTATGAAGAAGCTCCAGACCTACCGCAGAATGCTGGGTAACACTGGAAACCTTTCCAAAATTACGTGCCATCAACAAGATGAGTATAGGGCGCATACGTTTTCCAGCGCGCTGACGGATATGGTCGAGCACCTGGGAAAGGAGGCCATCGCTATGCATAAGAGACTTGTTGAACAAATCTATAAAATCTGCTAATTCTGCCTCTATAGGCAGCTTGATAAGTGATAAATAGTCCATTATATGTGAGTAAATCTACTTAATTTCTGAAATTTGTTACAAAATTAATCAATTCTTCTTGAAATATCGCATTTTTTTAGTAATTTTACACCACAAAAATGAATATTATGGATAAATTGTTCCTTTTAGACGCGTATGCGCTCATTTATAGGTCGTATTACGCCTTTATGAAAGCCCCTCGAATCAATTCGAAGGGACTCAATACTTCGTGTGTAATGGGGTTCTGCAATACCCTCAACGAGATACTTACCAAGGAGAAACCTACCCATATTGCGGTGGCTTTCGACCATGGCAAGACCTTCCGTCATGAGGCTTTCCCTGCATATAAAGCTCAACGAGAAGAGACACCGGAAGACATCAAACTCTCTGTGCCTATCATCAAAAATATCCTGGAGGCATATCATATCCCTATCCTTCAGGTAGATGGTTTCGAGGCAGATGATATCATCGGAACCGTTGCCTTGAAGGCAGGTGAAAAGGGGATGGAAACCTACATGCTCACACCCGATAAGGATTACGCACAACTGGTTCGCAACAATGTTTTCATGTTCCGTCCTCGTCATGGCGGTGGATACGAAAAGTTGGGCGTACAGGAAATTGAAGAGAAATACAGCATTACTTCCCCACTCCAGGTTATCGACCTCCTTGCTCTGATGGGCGACTCAGCTGATAACTTCCCAGGCTGTCCGGGCGTGGGAGAAAAGACAGCCATCAAACTTATCAACGAGTTCGGTAGTGTAGAAGGTCTTATCGAGAACTCTTCTCAAGTGAAAGGCAAGCTCCGCGAAAAAGTGGAGGGTGCTGTAGAAGATATCAGGATGTCAAAGTTCCTGGCAACCATACGAACCGATGTTCCGGTAGAGATCAAGATGGAAGATTTGAAACGGGTAGAGCCAGACAATACAAAACTGGATGAAATCTTCACCGAGTTAGAATTTAAGTCGTTTGCTAATCGAGTTCTTAACAAACCTAAAAAGGTGCAAACAAAGCCTACAGGAGAGCTCGATTTATTTGGCGCACAGCCTGCCGATGGTAAGGAAGAATCAAAAAACGCGAGTTTTGAGACCATTAAAACGACCTCTCATTCATATAAACTCATTGATACAGAAGGAGATGCAAGGAAACTTTATGACTATTTATTGACATTCAATATTCTCAGTCTAGACACAGAGACCACATCTACCGCTGCCATTGATGCAGAATTGGTGGGTTTGAGCTTTGCCGTAAAGGAAAAAGAGGCTTTCTACGTAGCAATTCCGGCAAATCGTGAAGAAGCCTTAAAAATCGTAAACATCTTCAAACCCCTCTACGAGAACCCGGAAATCTTGAAAGTGGGGCAGAACATCAAATACGATTACGAGGTGTTGATGAACTACGGCATAGAGATTCAGGGCAAGATGTTCGATACGATGCTCGCCCACTATCTCATCCAGCCAGAACTTTACCACAACATGGATTACTTGGCAGAAGTATTCCTCAACTATCAGACCATCCACATCGAAGAACTGATTGGTCCGAAGGGAAAGAACCAGAAGTCGATGCGCGATCTCGCCCCATCAGACATTTACGAATATGCTGCCGAAGACGCCGATATCACCTTGAGATTGAAAAATGTGCTCGAACCAAAACTCAAAGAAATAGATTGTGAAGATCTGTTCTGGAATGTAGAAATGCCGCTTGTACCTGTTTTAGCACACATGGAGATGACGGGAGTATGCATCGACACCGATACCCTGAAGGAAACATCCGAGAAACTCACCAACCGCCTCAATGAGATAGAACATCATATCTATGAGTTGGCAGGCGAATCGTTCAATATCGCTTCCCCACGCCAGGTTGGAGAAATACTCTTCGGAAAGATGAAGATTGTGGAGAAGCCTAAGAAGACGAAGACGGGCCAGTACGTAACAAGCGAAGAAGTTCTTCAGCAGCTGCGCAGCAAGAGTCCAATCATCGATGAGATACTGAACTACAGAGGTTTAAAGAAACTTTTGGGAACCTATATAGATGCCCTTCCAAAGCTTATCAACTCTCGCACCGGTCACATTCATGCCTCTTTCAACCAAGCCATCACTGCCACAGGACGTCTTTCTTCAAGTGATCCAAACCTGCAGAATATTCCTGTACGCGATGACGATGGCAAGGAGATACGCAGATGCTTCATCCCAGAACCAGGCTGCCTGTTCTTCTCTGCCGACTATTCACAGATAGAACTTCGCATCATGGCACACCTGAGCCAGGATCCAAACATGGTAGAAGCATTCCGTGAAGGCTCTGATATTCATGCAGCTACAGCTGCCAAGATTTGGCACGAAGACATCAAAGAAGTAACAGATGCACAGCGCAAGAAGGCAAAAACTGCCAACTTCGGCATCATCTACGGCATCACGACCTTCGGTCTTGCCCAACGCATGAACATCGAAAACCGAGAGGCAAAGCAGATCATAGAAGACTACTTCCGCACCTTCCCTGGTGTTCAGGCTTACATGGAGAAGGCAAAGGAAATGGCAAGAGAGAAAGGCTATGCCGAAACACTCTTCCACCGCCGTCGCTACCTGCCAGACATCAACAGCAAGAATGGTACTGTAAGAGGATTTGCCGAGCGCAATGCCATCAATGCCCCTATCCAGGGCTCTGAGGCAGACATCATCAAAGTGGCTATGATCCGCATCTTCAACCGATTCAGAACAGAAGGCATCAGGAGCAAGATGATTATCCAGGTGCATGACGAACTCAATTTCTCCGTATATCCGGAAGAGAAGGAAAAGGTAGAGAAGATTGTGGTAGAAGAAATGCAGAACGCCTACCAGCTCAGTGTGCCTCTGGTCGCTGATGCCGGATGGGGAAACAACTGGCTAGAAGCACATTAGAAAAACCAAAAGGCAGCCGCAGAAACCGCAAGGCAACTTAAATACAAAGAAACTCGCAAGATACCAAACGTTCATCTTGCGAGCTTTTCTTTTTCGAAATGTTTCACATGAAACAATCAAACCTTCTATCAAAACACTACTAAAAAGACAAATAACTCCTTTATTCACAAGTACATCTAGAAATCTTTGTTTATATAGATTAAAAAGGATAATAAAATTATAATATTTTCATGTTTATTTGGTTCTTACAGAAATAAAGTGTATATTTGCATAGAAATCAGAAAGATATGCAAACGCACCAGTCTGATTAAAAGTGAATAGATAACAGTAATCAATCAAATTAAGAAAGAAAGGAACATTATGAAGAAATATGTTTGCGACGTGTGTGGTTGGATTTATGATCCAGAAGTAGGTGATCCAGAGGGCGGTATCGCTCCAGGTACAGCATTCGAAGACATCCCAGATGATTGGGTTTGCCCTCTTTGCGGAGTAGGCAAGGAAGATTTCAGCCCTGTAGAGGAATAAGACTCTTTTGGAGGAATCACCCGAAGGAAATCCTCACAAAGGAATCATCTGAATGTGTTGCCTGATATTCAGGCAACACATTCATAAAATA from the Segatella copri genome contains:
- the rd gene encoding rubredoxin, whose translation is MKKYVCDVCGWIYDPEVGDPEGGIAPGTAFEDIPDDWVCPLCGVGKEDFSPVEE
- the deoC gene encoding deoxyribose-phosphate aldolase — its product is MSSIKEQVLAQQGQYKESDDKYLSVLKQYNCNLNDEEVAAAVKKILDEKVAENETMEVKKFLFGSIELTSLHTEDTEESILKMIEKVNQFAKDYPQLPHVATVCTYPNFAGLISQSLEVDGVEIAVVSGNFPSSQTFIEVKIAETAMAIKDGATEVDIVMPVGKFFSEDYEGLCDDIQELKETCGEHKMKCILETGDLKNCSNIMKASILAMYSGSDYIKTSTGKEKVSATPEAAYVMCQAIKAYYEKTGIQIGFKPAGGINTVHDAVVYYTIVKEVLGEKWLTNQWLRLGTSRLTNLLLSEILGKEIKYF
- the polA gene encoding DNA polymerase I, whose amino-acid sequence is MDKLFLLDAYALIYRSYYAFMKAPRINSKGLNTSCVMGFCNTLNEILTKEKPTHIAVAFDHGKTFRHEAFPAYKAQREETPEDIKLSVPIIKNILEAYHIPILQVDGFEADDIIGTVALKAGEKGMETYMLTPDKDYAQLVRNNVFMFRPRHGGGYEKLGVQEIEEKYSITSPLQVIDLLALMGDSADNFPGCPGVGEKTAIKLINEFGSVEGLIENSSQVKGKLREKVEGAVEDIRMSKFLATIRTDVPVEIKMEDLKRVEPDNTKLDEIFTELEFKSFANRVLNKPKKVQTKPTGELDLFGAQPADGKEESKNASFETIKTTSHSYKLIDTEGDARKLYDYLLTFNILSLDTETTSTAAIDAELVGLSFAVKEKEAFYVAIPANREEALKIVNIFKPLYENPEILKVGQNIKYDYEVLMNYGIEIQGKMFDTMLAHYLIQPELYHNMDYLAEVFLNYQTIHIEELIGPKGKNQKSMRDLAPSDIYEYAAEDADITLRLKNVLEPKLKEIDCEDLFWNVEMPLVPVLAHMEMTGVCIDTDTLKETSEKLTNRLNEIEHHIYELAGESFNIASPRQVGEILFGKMKIVEKPKKTKTGQYVTSEEVLQQLRSKSPIIDEILNYRGLKKLLGTYIDALPKLINSRTGHIHASFNQAITATGRLSSSDPNLQNIPVRDDDGKEIRRCFIPEPGCLFFSADYSQIELRIMAHLSQDPNMVEAFREGSDIHAATAAKIWHEDIKEVTDAQRKKAKTANFGIIYGITTFGLAQRMNIENREAKQIIEDYFRTFPGVQAYMEKAKEMAREKGYAETLFHRRRYLPDINSKNGTVRGFAERNAINAPIQGSEADIIKVAMIRIFNRFRTEGIRSKMIIQVHDELNFSVYPEEKEKVEKIVVEEMQNAYQLSVPLVADAGWGNNWLEAH
- the dtd gene encoding D-aminoacyl-tRNA deacylase gives rise to the protein MRIVIQRVSHASVTIEGEVKSAIRQGYLILLGIEESDTSEDVDWLVRKVIGLRVFDDENHVMNRSIMDINGEILVISQFTLFASYKKGNRPSWLRAAKHEISVPLYEEFCKKLSDALGKPVGTGEFGADMKVELLNDGPVTIMMDTHNKE
- a CDS encoding polyprenyl synthetase family protein encodes the protein MDYLSLIKLPIEAELADFIDLFNKSLMHSDGLLSQVLDHIRQRAGKRMRPILILLMARNFGKVSSVTQHSAVGLELLHTASLVHDDVVDESGERRGQASVNATYNNKVAVLVGDFILSTALLHVSYSHSEEIVRYLAELGRILANGEILQLNSISNEEISEDIYYQVIKQKTAALFEACAGIGAMSANASELQIEEAKRFGQNLGIIFQIRDDIFDYYDSKEIGKPTGNDMVEGKLTLPVIYALKSTGDEEMMKLARKVKAHTVTADEIAQLVAFTKENGGIEYADKRMWDFHAEAMNFLDTYVEDKDIYNALKAYLDFVIERKA
- a CDS encoding nucleotide pyrophosphohydrolase; protein product: MTIKEAQEAVDQWIKEYGVRYFSELTNMACLTEEVGELARVIARTYGDQSFKKGEKPNLGEEMADVLWVLICLANQTGIDLTEELQKSFDKKTQRDSERHKNNPKLSEHQEDKEQDNKN